A window from Chryseobacterium vaccae encodes these proteins:
- a CDS encoding T6SS immunity protein Tdi1 domain-containing protein produces the protein MIHQSFINVLGEPEIIGKIDILKLKTVFSEQLSNFEDNHILLEYLEHYGVSIFKGGFFSFINPMDYEIQLKKFPKLRDQSIMPFAKTAMGNFYLIGEVDDEVCLAFYNIHTEEYKYVDYEFTLFFTTLAGNKYHTETEAYGLIEIPALEKYGPVEIDECLTFVPALVLGGDEDIKSIQKVKIKENIEILSKAFS, from the coding sequence ATGATACATCAAAGTTTTATTAACGTATTAGGGGAGCCTGAAATAATTGGTAAAATAGATATCTTAAAATTAAAAACTGTTTTTTCTGAACAATTGAGTAATTTCGAGGACAACCATATTCTTTTAGAATACCTGGAACATTATGGAGTATCTATTTTTAAAGGAGGCTTTTTCTCTTTTATAAATCCCATGGATTATGAAATCCAGTTAAAGAAATTTCCAAAATTAAGAGATCAGTCTATTATGCCATTTGCAAAGACTGCTATGGGAAACTTTTATTTAATTGGCGAAGTAGATGATGAAGTTTGTCTTGCTTTCTATAATATTCATACAGAAGAATATAAATATGTTGATTATGAGTTCACTTTATTTTTTACAACATTGGCAGGAAATAAATACCATACAGAGACGGAGGCATATGGATTGATAGAAATTCCAGCATTAGAAAAATATGGACCCGTAGAAATAGACGAGTGTTTAACATTTGTCCCAGCTTTAGTTCTTGGTGGAGATGAGGATATTAAGAGTATACAGAAAGTAAAAATAAAAGAGAATATAGAAATATTATCAAAGGCTTTCAGCTAA
- a CDS encoding helix-turn-helix domain-containing protein: MKFILSLFFLFYVFYVTCSQIKPEQFALQKKIETTITAINTENSDKALVDLKKLKEKSIKSDYDKGALECIYKIIDLYEVSKLDYKSAIKEAEIGEKIARKTNNYKALADMCHYKAIQYKMLGFYEYAQQLYLQALTLSDKIENLNERSLTKSQIYGNISSNYENALGPDLQKATEFMIKSIKESEKIKPANKNEFLRKRHLDAQNFRGLGYMYDMRNQVDSAEYFYLKAYEMYEGIDFSAYERKEILADLGQLYLSTGKPEKAITYAKRSLLSQNPDTNLALQTTAYEILYQSYMNLGKIDSSKYYSNLFTKLNDSLLILNEKKANQTFQNLSEKTKEKYNTDLLRVIWASLVVLAAISLVYWYFYRQKQSKALLLIEKLKKQKATASSKIMNDEGAETAMADETTEVLLKKLKKFEESKNFLNSNISVASLSTDLNTNTKYLSQIINIYKKKNFNNYINALRIDYIMQELYDNPKIRKYKIAVLAEMSGFASREVFTSIFKKETDMPPSYFIKNLEKETREAKSADGI, from the coding sequence ATGAAATTCATCCTGTCTTTGTTTTTTCTTTTTTATGTTTTCTATGTTACCTGTTCGCAGATTAAGCCGGAACAGTTTGCTTTGCAAAAAAAAATTGAGACCACAATTACAGCTATAAATACTGAAAATTCTGATAAAGCACTTGTTGATTTAAAAAAGCTAAAAGAAAAAAGCATAAAGTCTGACTATGATAAAGGAGCTTTGGAATGCATCTATAAGATCATTGATCTCTATGAAGTATCAAAATTAGACTACAAATCGGCTATAAAAGAAGCTGAAATTGGAGAAAAGATCGCAAGAAAAACCAACAATTATAAAGCATTAGCTGATATGTGCCACTACAAGGCTATTCAGTATAAAATGCTCGGGTTTTATGAATATGCTCAGCAATTGTATCTGCAGGCGCTTACTCTTAGTGATAAAATTGAAAACCTGAATGAAAGAAGCTTAACAAAATCTCAGATATATGGAAATATTTCTTCCAATTATGAAAACGCCTTAGGTCCGGATCTTCAGAAAGCGACAGAATTCATGATAAAGAGCATAAAAGAATCAGAAAAAATTAAGCCTGCCAATAAAAACGAATTCCTGAGAAAAAGACATTTGGACGCCCAAAATTTTCGTGGTTTAGGATATATGTATGATATGAGAAACCAGGTAGATTCTGCAGAATATTTCTATCTGAAAGCTTATGAAATGTACGAGGGTATTGATTTTTCAGCTTATGAAAGAAAGGAGATTTTAGCGGATTTAGGACAGCTTTATTTGTCGACAGGAAAGCCGGAAAAAGCGATTACGTATGCAAAACGCAGTCTGCTGTCCCAAAATCCAGATACAAACCTGGCTCTGCAAACGACGGCTTATGAAATACTTTATCAATCCTATATGAATCTCGGAAAAATAGATTCGTCAAAGTATTATTCAAACCTTTTCACCAAGCTTAACGATAGTCTGTTGATCCTCAATGAAAAAAAAGCCAACCAAACCTTCCAGAATCTATCTGAAAAGACCAAAGAAAAATACAATACGGATCTGCTACGGGTAATATGGGCATCATTAGTAGTTTTGGCTGCTATTAGTCTTGTTTATTGGTATTTCTATAGGCAAAAACAATCAAAAGCATTGCTACTCATTGAAAAACTAAAAAAACAAAAAGCAACAGCCTCATCAAAAATAATGAATGATGAAGGGGCAGAAACTGCAATGGCGGATGAAACAACAGAAGTATTATTAAAAAAGCTGAAAAAATTCGAAGAATCTAAAAATTTTCTCAATTCCAATATCAGCGTGGCTTCCTTATCGACCGATTTGAACACCAATACTAAATACCTTTCGCAAATCATTAATATATACAAGAAAAAGAACTTCAATAACTATATTAATGCACTGCGAATTGACTACATCATGCAGGAATTGTACGATAATCCTAAAATCAGAAAATATAAAATAGCCGTATTGGCTGAGATGTCAGGTTTTGCATCCCGAGAGGTTTTCACTTCTATTTTCAAAAAAGAAACCGATATGCCTCCTTCATATTTCATTAAAAATCTGGAGAAAGAAACAAGGGAAGCAAAGAGTGCTGATGGAATCTAA
- a CDS encoding imm11 family protein has translation MEKLLKKLVYYALHSATESEKVGSWPQLEASRGYYKVKNNFVTLDNREFPDETPNLDTFTLKRIARQTDVLSADMLHSSIGIYVSDTFKNLVKKYDILNFRFYDCQLAVPDPSYKTKKTEQLPFNFLHLIDRKDNIDFTQSVFWDLKEEKLITVDHVEQLPMFNFRRKLVLKKAPDLFREPFSIGVLVSERLKTAMEEAGITGIWFEEFNNPANPELFIEE, from the coding sequence ATGGAAAAATTATTAAAAAAATTAGTCTATTATGCGCTCCACAGTGCTACCGAAAGCGAAAAAGTAGGCAGCTGGCCACAACTGGAAGCGTCCAGAGGGTATTACAAAGTAAAGAACAATTTTGTAACCCTCGATAATCGTGAATTTCCGGATGAAACACCCAATCTGGATACATTTACCCTAAAACGCATTGCCAGACAAACTGATGTTCTGAGTGCGGATATGCTGCATTCAAGCATTGGGATTTATGTGAGTGATACCTTCAAAAACCTTGTGAAAAAGTATGATATTCTTAATTTCCGGTTTTATGACTGCCAGTTAGCCGTACCAGATCCCAGTTATAAAACTAAAAAAACAGAACAGCTTCCATTTAATTTTCTCCATTTAATAGACCGGAAAGACAATATTGATTTTACACAGTCGGTATTCTGGGATCTAAAGGAAGAAAAGCTCATTACAGTAGACCATGTAGAACAGCTGCCTATGTTTAACTTTAGGAGAAAGCTAGTGTTGAAAAAAGCACCCGATCTGTTCCGGGAGCCTTTCAGCATTGGAGTTTTGGTTTCCGAAAGGCTTAAAACCGCAATGGAAGAAGCCGGAATTACAGGCATTTGGTTTGAAGAGTTTAACAATCCTGCAAACCCCGAACTTTTTATTGAAGAATAG
- a CDS encoding alpha-ketoglutarate-dependent dioxygenase AlkB has product MKHNSINGLIYQEDFLSIEEEELILSEIDHAVWDTHLKRRVQHYGYLYDYKKKNINQDLKTGELPHWLLLLERKIQTDLSLENSFDQVIINEYEPGQGISGHIDCVPCFKDVIISVSLLSSCVMQFSKNEERQEILLQPRSILLLSGEARYSWKHGIKAVKNDKWLDTIIPRKRRVSVTFRKIIQSS; this is encoded by the coding sequence ATGAAGCACAATAGCATAAACGGTCTTATTTATCAGGAAGATTTTTTGAGTATTGAAGAAGAGGAATTAATCCTTTCGGAAATAGATCATGCCGTATGGGATACCCATCTGAAACGAAGGGTTCAGCATTATGGGTACCTGTATGATTATAAGAAAAAAAATATTAACCAGGATTTAAAAACAGGTGAATTACCCCATTGGCTTCTTTTACTGGAAAGAAAGATTCAGACGGATCTTAGCCTTGAAAACTCTTTTGATCAGGTTATTATCAATGAATATGAACCGGGGCAGGGCATATCCGGCCATATCGACTGTGTACCCTGTTTTAAAGATGTTATCATTTCCGTAAGCCTGTTGTCTTCCTGTGTCATGCAGTTTTCAAAAAACGAGGAACGACAGGAAATACTCTTACAGCCCCGAAGTATTCTGTTACTAAGCGGAGAGGCAAGATACAGCTGGAAACATGGTATAAAAGCCGTAAAAAATGATAAATGGCTAGACACGATAATTCCGCGGAAACGACGGGTATCTGTAACTTTCAGAAAAATAATACAGAGCTCTTGA
- a CDS encoding Imm43 family immunity protein codes for MTKPIHILDEIAIQWKEDEELFFLDSDYSGHYVKIETPIGKKHMDQVEKHDILGSVNLKSLFDTYYRTEDHDEFVPWMTMFSEMMTETRFAPVELDLGIAKLYSEARLTDVISGVANGWVVSKKLFEILKNFNIGQYQEYKIVVQSKKTVSNDYVYLFFFNYADEFVNYPHTTFYTEKGLLNFGSRKVMAAKFNSFEEVKKASEELNKGIDWLDFTNKTHIKAKEIMLNNNDQDIFKFKGFCFNTDMLMSARLAKTLMDEKITGLEYIKTSKVKLFNQE; via the coding sequence ATGACAAAACCTATCCATATTCTTGATGAAATAGCGATCCAGTGGAAGGAAGATGAAGAGCTTTTTTTTCTGGATTCAGACTATTCCGGGCATTATGTGAAAATTGAAACACCTATTGGGAAAAAGCATATGGATCAGGTTGAAAAACATGATATTCTTGGGAGTGTTAATTTGAAATCATTATTTGATACCTACTACCGAACCGAGGATCATGATGAATTTGTTCCATGGATGACTATGTTCAGCGAAATGATGACCGAAACCAGGTTTGCTCCTGTTGAACTGGACTTGGGAATAGCAAAGCTTTATTCCGAAGCCAGACTTACCGATGTAATCAGTGGAGTAGCAAACGGGTGGGTAGTCAGTAAAAAATTATTTGAAATTCTTAAGAATTTTAATATTGGTCAATATCAGGAATACAAGATTGTCGTACAAAGTAAGAAAACCGTTTCCAACGATTATGTTTACCTCTTTTTTTTCAATTATGCCGATGAGTTTGTAAATTATCCTCATACAACTTTCTACACAGAGAAAGGTCTGCTCAATTTTGGTTCCAGAAAAGTAATGGCGGCAAAATTCAATTCATTTGAAGAGGTTAAAAAAGCATCAGAAGAACTGAACAAGGGTATTGACTGGCTTGATTTTACCAATAAAACGCATATAAAAGCTAAAGAAATAATGTTGAATAATAACGATCAGGATATTTTTAAGTTTAAAGGCTTTTGTTTTAATACTGATATGTTGATGTCTGCCAGGCTTGCAAAAACACTTATGGATGAAAAAATTACAGGATTAGAATACATTAAAACCAGTAAGGTTAAATTATTTAATCAGGAATAA
- a CDS encoding DMP19 family protein, with translation MNTVLEFYEAIREEYGNPILRTVNSQEILNGNPVAKNIYVAVYGDGMIKSSGFDMYLYEIKYGKITHAKIKQAFKEIGFTEGLNILTQVKRSADLDALDMAYYQLDEVFEACLTEYLQRSWNDPEFMLYCDSISFKQK, from the coding sequence ATGAACACAGTTCTCGAATTCTATGAAGCCATTCGGGAAGAATATGGTAATCCGATATTAAGAACCGTTAATAGTCAGGAAATTCTGAACGGTAATCCTGTGGCAAAAAATATATATGTTGCTGTTTATGGCGATGGAATGATAAAAAGCAGCGGATTTGACATGTATTTATATGAAATAAAATATGGAAAAATAACCCATGCAAAAATAAAACAGGCATTTAAAGAAATCGGATTTACTGAGGGGTTGAACATCCTGACACAAGTAAAAAGAAGCGCGGACCTGGATGCGCTGGATATGGCCTATTATCAGTTAGATGAGGTGTTTGAAGCCTGTTTAACTGAGTATCTTCAACGCAGCTGGAACGATCCTGAATTTATGCTGTACTGTGATTCAATTTCGTTTAAACAGAAATAA
- a CDS encoding DUF4261 domain-containing protein has translation MGLFKKKKKKEETPKSNVLLAMPMFNNGETFDLEKVIAYLLSDWGIEATDINGSSETVSFSVQGETVVLGTIAAQIPWGDIQGAAQYAYNWPTAEADLEDHNSHLIVTILSNNTNHKERFGILTKVLTAILATSNCIGVYQGSQSLLIPKEQYLDSAEALKSDLVPLDLWVYIGVRKGEQGNSAYSYGLTTFDKLEMEFVNAPLELRELYTYLNEICGYVIKSNVTFKSGETLGFTAEQKIKIVQSKGVFVEGESFKFEL, from the coding sequence ATGGGATTATTTAAAAAGAAAAAAAAAAAGGAAGAAACACCTAAAAGCAATGTATTATTGGCGATGCCGATGTTTAATAACGGAGAAACTTTTGATCTGGAAAAAGTCATTGCCTACCTTTTATCGGATTGGGGGATTGAAGCAACGGATATCAACGGTTCTTCAGAAACGGTGAGTTTTTCTGTTCAGGGAGAAACGGTTGTATTGGGGACAATTGCTGCTCAGATTCCGTGGGGTGATATTCAGGGCGCGGCACAATATGCTTACAACTGGCCAACTGCAGAAGCAGATCTGGAAGACCATAATTCACACCTTATCGTAACCATCCTGTCAAACAATACTAATCATAAAGAACGCTTTGGCATTTTGACAAAAGTTCTGACAGCAATTCTTGCTACAAGCAACTGTATTGGAGTATACCAGGGCTCTCAGTCTTTGCTTATTCCAAAAGAACAGTACTTGGATAGTGCAGAAGCATTGAAATCGGATCTGGTTCCGCTGGATTTGTGGGTTTATATCGGTGTTAGGAAAGGGGAGCAGGGCAATAGTGCTTATTCTTACGGATTAACAACTTTTGATAAGCTGGAAATGGAGTTTGTGAACGCACCGCTTGAGTTGAGAGAATTGTATACTTATTTAAACGAAATCTGCGGGTATGTCATCAAAAGCAATGTCACATTTAAAAGCGGTGAAACATTAGGTTTTACGGCCGAACAGAAAATTAAAATAGTGCAGTCAAAAGGAGTGTTTGTAGAAGGCGAATCATTTAAGTTTGAATTATAA